The genomic window tgtgtgtgtgtgtgtgtgtgtgtgtgtgtgtgtgtgtgtgtgtgtagttgtgttttcATGGTATAATCTAGGGGCTCATTtatcaaatcacacacacagctcaagACCTACCAGACTTCCCAGTTTGGAGGATGAGGAGTTGTTTCTCTGTTTGAGCAGACCACATCCCTCCATGCCCGGGGCATCTCTTTGGTTTCCATGGATACGAGGCCCACCTGCCCCCTCAGACGAGGAGCGAAGACGCCTCTCCATCCGCATCACCTCGTGATAGGGGCTGACACTGCTACACAGAGAGGCTGGAGAAAAGGAATAAATAACGAGAGGAAGAGAGTCAAATAGATGGAAGAATCAAGGAGAAACAAGTCAACAGTGATCCCACAGAAAAAAGACATAATcatatttgtattacatttcCAAATAGCTTTTTTTATGAAAATTATAGGGCATTTCAAATTGAGTCAACTCTTCCCTTTGCTTCACAAAGGGAAGAGTTGACTCTTCAGCCGTATTGCTTTTGGTAAAATGATTTTATTACCTGCTTTGTAATAATAAAGTTGTATAAACAAGCGTGCTGTGTAACAATACAATTAGAGAATGAATGTGAGATTTCACAGGCAATAAATACTGTTCACAAACAGACCATTGCTCTTTTGCTCTATTGagataatgaataaataagacaGACAATCCCACGTTGTCTCATGAGGCAAAAGGTTATAggacattatttaaaaacagcacTTCATGCCaacctttttctctcttcctcttttgctcgctcacacacacacacacacacacacgcgcgcgcacacacagcttcccttatatgtttgtgtctgtctccttgtctttgtTCTTGTGAACTCACTCTGAACAAAACTAATGGTTATTTGCACTTTTTTGGCTTCGCACTGAGCAAAACCGAACATTGAGAAAGCCCAGTCATTACCACGTCTCCTTGTGTATTCAACCATTTTACTAGCGGCTCCGTCCTTTTCAACAAGACGCGGGGCCTCACATACCAGAGGCTTGTGACGCTGATCGCAAACATGGAAATATTCAAATTCTGTCTTTGTGGAGTCAAGACAAGCTCTGCCTGTTTTAaaactctaataataataataataataattgtattcataCATGGCACTTTTCAAGCTTAAGCACAAAGTTATTTACAGATTAAAAGATTTACAGAAGAATAGTATGGAGATGGAGGGAAAAGTGCAAAATAAAGCAAGtgaaataactttaaataacaaataagaTGCAAATATGAAGATATGATCTTGTATAAAACAGCTAATGGTCTAAAGTAGATAGAAtgcacataaaaataataaactcttacatttaacaaatgaataaagtatctatctatctatcagttTAAAACAGATAAATGTGCCAAATACATGGTGAGTGcctatgaaaagaaaaaaaatgacgaTACTAAAACAAGCACAATGTAACTatgtaatgaaaatatatttgaaataaaacaccATCAAACAGTAATATAAAGACAAAACATGAATTATATGataatggaaaaagaaaacattgttaaTTTTAGGCCATCTTGTAAAAGTGAGTGTGAAGGAGGCACTTACAGGCTGGGCTGTGAGGggttaaaacatatttaatatgatCTGGAGCCAGACAATGAATGGCCTTGTGGGCAATTAACAAAATCAGAAATGTATTAAACGTAATGCGATGCTAAGATTGAAATGACGAGACCTCCAAGATGTACTTAATAATCTGGCTGCAGAGTTGTGGATAAATTGCAACTGTGTGACTGAGGTGGAGTGTACGCAGGTAGCAATAGAGTGACAGTCGTCCAGGCATGATGATATGAAACCATGTCCTAATGTTTTCGGTGACATACAAATTGAGCTAATTATGTGTGTTATGAATGATGTCAAAGGGAAACGCGTACAGTGAGAATTAAATCGGTCTCTTGAAGTGATGCTAATTAAATTCCTGTTTTCCAGGTAAGAGGAGCTCTTAAGTGGAAATTGTTTTCCACTTAAGGTTTTCCACTTAAGGTTGTCCGGAGTCTACAGCCAGTAATAAGTCATGTGGCGCAAGaattcaaaatattaaattatatatattaaaataaatgatcactTAGAAATTGGCTGTAGGTTTTTAGCCCTTTCAGAAGTGGCTGAAAGCAACGCCATCTTAAAAGGAGGCACACATTCAGCGGAGAGGGAACCTTCTATAATATTGAGCAGATGAGGTGTGACGGCGTCCATTATCCCGTTCAGTATTGTCACTCTGTATTCATTGATTTGTTGGCATCTTTTTTCAGATGAACTCTCAGAGTTACTGCTAGAAgtgacagacacaaatacatttctcatttttatttccttgtaATATTTGTAACATTTGGAAATATCCTCAACTTTTATCAGAATGTTCCATTTACTTATTTCACAATGAATTTTggaatttgtaaaaaaaaaaaaggtgatgtgGTCCAAAGTAGTCATCATCAAGTGGAAACAAGCGGAGTAAGGCAAGAGTATAAGAATACTTTGATTATGATTAGCCCAGTTTGCACCACCTCCACTTACCCGTTTCCTGTGGGAATCTCCTCGAGAGGCTCCGTAATGAACGCTCAACTCTCTTTATTGGATATGCTGTTGTTCACACTTGTTCAGTGTTGAGGAGGTAATAAAACTCAGCAGCGGTGAAGGAGCCTCGAGCGTGGCATCGCTTCAAGCGCCTTTGAAAAAGTTTTTACCATCAAACTCGTTTTAGATAGAAATCATTAtgaatgtttttgaagaaaACATCACCAACACTTTAACTGGTAAACTAAATCGTGGTAAATGTAATTCATATCTGAAATGTTTAAGTTAGGAAATAAGTAGAGCGAAATAAAACACAGTATACATATTAAGCCACCAAACAAGTATAGAGGCcaagtttgtgtctctctgcgtGTCAAAGTTATCATGCGGGAGCATaaatccttttactttgtttttggtaaaacacacaattcGAATGATTAagttattctatttttatttaaatacttgctttaatttaaaaaaaaattctagtTAGATTTTATAAGCCGCTTAGAGCTAGTGTTAGGGAGTTAAAGATGCATAATAGGAGATTGGGAGCATCTCTCAACATGCGGACGCGACACCAAATAGTCCTTTCTtttgatttctatttttttttttttttttttttttaaaggtgtttttttttttttttctgtgcatgTAAATCTGTGTTTGGACGAGTTTCATACCTGCATGTGGTTTCCTCAAATGAGAGGACCTCGGTTCGTGGCAGCCACAGAAGCTTCCTCGTTCTTGAATGGAGCGCACGTTTCTCGCCCTTCGTTCCGATTGCTCTGGATTAGAGTGACAACCCTCGCTGCGTGCCACACAGGCCTCGCTCTCACTTGTGGTCTCTTTGCGGCAACTggccttcctctcctccaccagctccatCCTCTCCTTTGCTGACACCTCATCCTGcgcttcctttctctcctcctctctttcctgccTCTCTTCCAGTGATTGTTCCCGCAGAGGCAGACAGGGGACAGCTGTCTCGGGCTCTGAGAGGGAAATGGCGGTCTCGTAGTCGGTGTTGTTTGCGGTGCTGGTGTCAGGGAGTAAAGGTTTCTCAGTGCTGGACTGGGCCGCAGTGAAGAAAACCTGAACAGAGCACATTTTGTTGAgaatttgtattaaaaaaaaaattacaatgtTACCGTGAAATACAAGAACATTTGTGGACTCCAACCAGGCAAAGCGTTTACACACGAGAGAACCCACTGGAGCAGGCATTTAGTAGGGGGACATGTGTGTCCTCGTCCAGCAACGTGTGCATGTTTGCCCGGCAAGCCAGAGCACCAACCAATCAGCAGGCAGCTGGGGACGAGGCCTAGGTGTGTGTGAGCCGACACGCAGAGTTCTAAACCACCATGGCAGCTCCTGAAGAGGTTAGTGTAGATGCTTCAATGGCATCAGTTATATCAGAACTAGACAATATCATTTCGTCATTGGACCGCAGAGCAATAACAGAACtgaagagtttgattgacagatgattCATCCAATCACATTTTTTGTGCCTGCCCttttcaaaacatttacaaTGACCACTTCTCAGATGGTCCTttgtaaaaaacatatttaaagaatGGTCGGGTCTGGTTCCACTCCCCGAAATAGAAAAGTCTTTGAAGGAGGAAATGTTGTGAGCACAAAGGTGTGAAATGTGGAGGGCAGTTCAGACAAGTGagggttttatttttcatgccgCAGCTCTTTCAATAAACGGACTTTTCATGCGTGGCGCTCCATTTTCATGCTGCATTTCACAGACACGGTGGTCGTAAAAATATtcctcttttatgttttttgtgttctttACTTCCATTATGTCAAGAACAACTTGACATAATGTCCAACTTGTGGTGGAATTGCCTATTCGTGAAGCACTAATGGcgcaataaataaatgtattgttcagatattgtttctcaaaatgttgctttttatCATGAAATTCATTCAGTTGCACTGGGATCACAAGCAACATTTTAACATGACGCATACCGTTTGTCTGTACTGATTAACCCAATCGATTCCAAAGCGCCGTAGATGATTAAGAACGTTTTTTAATAAAGAGTGTAAAACAAGAACACTACCTGGGAGGTGGAGACAGCCAAGCTGAAGTTCTCGGGAGCAGGCGGAGGTTCAGGTGGAGGTGTGTCAATAGGCAGCCCGGGCACAGAGGTGGACCCTGGGGCGAAACCAGGTCCGGGGCTGGGAGTTGGCAGGGCGTCCACCTCGGATGCAGAATCCTCTGTGATAGGGATGAACTCTGAAGGGGTGATGGCTGTGGTCTGGTCTTCTGATATCATAGGGGACTGGAGTGAGCTTTCACCCCCGGCACCAGGCAACTCTCCTGACCCCGACCCTGGGGAGAGCCCTCCTGCCCCCGGAGGAGCTATATTGGTGGAGCTCGGGGGTTCCAGATTCACTTCAGGAGGTCTGTGGTGATCCGAGGTCCGGGAGAAGCGGTGGTGAGCTGAGAATGACTTGGGCAGCAGCTGTTTCTTCCGTGACGACCGTTTGGTGTTATTACTCCCCCCGACGCTGTAGTCGTCGAGGAACCCAGAGTCGTCGCCCTCGTTGGCCCCCGAGCCGCTGATGCACTTTATAAACACATTTCGATtggctgtggaggaggaagaggacacttTTTCAAAATCCTCGGTCTGAGAGCGCGTGATCTTCTTTTGCTTGTGGCTGCCGAACCCAAACGAGTGCCGTGACTTGGGTCGCCCGGCACCCTCGCTGACTCCTGGCGTCGTCTGCTGGTTATTCCCATTCGCGTCGGTGCTCTGCGTCAGCGGGGGGGTGAGGTTCAGGTTGATAGGCTGGACACGTGGATCACTGTTCCGTTTCGCTGAGAAACTGAGGGAGGGGGCTCGGAAAAGGCTCCGGCGTTTCCCGGTACTGCCGGAACTGGAGTTGGTGCTGGAGGGCGAAGAGGTGTGGACGCCATTGCTCTGTCCGCctgaagatggagaggaggggagagactCCTGCCTCTTACTGCTGCTGCGGCGGAAGATCGGCAGGCGGGACACGAGCGTGGACCGGCGTGACCCTGATTCACCCATTTAGAAGCCGAGGCAGCGGGGCACTCTGagggaacaaacaaacacaacagcacaTCCACGTTAATTCACATTCAACatggagggaagaagaaaaaaaaaaacctggccAAAAagattagatttgtttttgGAAGTGATGAGGCACATAAATGTTGCACCGGTACAGGCAACCAAACTCcttttacaataatataaataagagGAGCTTCAGCGTACAGACTGTTTAAGGTGAGAAATCTCACATTAACAGACCACATTCCCCACGCCGAATGAGTCAGAACAAATTGTTGCATCTGTTGCAAATGATGGTGTCGTgagtaaacaaaaacagtgttGTTCACCCCGTTTCTCCTAGACTCTCAAATCTATTTTTCCCTGTGAAGTTTGTGTGATGAAAACAGTTTAACTGCCTGAAACCTTTTAGTTTTGCATAGCGCTCACGTGGTTACCTACTAAAATACTGAGCATAGTAGAGGTTCCGAAGGTGgagtttggtttggtttggtacGTCCGTGCATGTCgagaacctttttttcttcttcatttttaagCCTAAACCTCCCTGCCATCTAAACAAAAAGGGACAACACagttcttttttatatatatatttgtgctgaggtaaaaaacaacattcagcACACAGATCTTAAGCCCCAAAGATTGTACATCCTAGTTCAGTCTGAGGATGAAAAGCAAGTCTGTACACGCTTAATGATTACA from Cyclopterus lumpus isolate fCycLum1 chromosome 9, fCycLum1.pri, whole genome shotgun sequence includes these protein-coding regions:
- the ccser1 gene encoding serine-rich coiled-coil domain-containing protein 1, with product MGESGSRRSTLVSRLPIFRRSSSKRQESLPSSPSSGGQSNGVHTSSPSSTNSSSGSTGKRRSLFRAPSLSFSAKRNSDPRVQPINLNLTPPLTQSTDANGNNQQTTPGVSEGAGRPKSRHSFGFGSHKQKKITRSQTEDFEKVSSSSSTANRNVFIKCISGSGANEGDDSGFLDDYSVGGSNNTKRSSRKKQLLPKSFSAHHRFSRTSDHHRPPEVNLEPPSSTNIAPPGAGGLSPGSGSGELPGAGGESSLQSPMISEDQTTAITPSEFIPITEDSASEVDALPTPSPGPGFAPGSTSVPGLPIDTPPPEPPPAPENFSLAVSTSQVFFTAAQSSTEKPLLPDTSTANNTDYETAISLSEPETAVPCLPLREQSLEERQEREEERKEAQDEVSAKERMELVEERKASCRKETTSESEACVARSEGCHSNPEQSERRARNVRSIQERGSFCGCHEPRSSHLRKPHAASLCSSVSPYHEVMRMERRLRSSSEGAGGPRIHGNQRDAPGMEGCGLLKQRNNSSSSKLGSLDVLNYLGSSELDEDDLMLDLDLSDDQRHRHVSREDSSQSLASCLNLLPSPMDPSGERIPGRENNQREPSRPTSLLPADWSSGLALGREDEPLPPGLETFPLRLMQQDCTAVKTLLLRLRRTLQESTETSPASSLQSLPISPCSEKSLPFKEPGREEAVLQQLREKDELILRLLNELESAKAAQKMKDCQMTDRATQTEHMGPETSHPGRWSGLGSSILASRDRRVVRGVGAALGGDLCNQHLPHHYPSLHGRPPASERHAAREERHCQGVLAHSTARNPAPNLAPAPSNLSCATSAASAQTSLATPAQLPVSHLGHSPNQCPGSGSAGAKHNAIPSLSSRWPEGVSSSSESLTPGAGGGVSLSGGARRGGGGVEHHPPSHIPRVVGASASSSLHSLASRESPSPSISSPVQTSPPPPTPSPASSSSSSSSSTFTGRLGQPPRGPLSLHSYSRKNVFLQHSLQTAELQALTQRDS